One Microvirga lotononidis genomic window carries:
- the gnd gene encoding phosphogluconate dehydrogenase (NAD(+)-dependent, decarboxylating), whose protein sequence is MQVGMVGLGRMGGNIVRRLMQSGHTAVVYDHHPDAVTGLAGEGATGSESLEDLVARLDAPRVVWVMLPAGDITEATIQQLAGLLEDGDTIIDGGNTFWQDDVRRAGELRSRGLHYIDVGTSGGVWGLERGYCLMIGGETVIVERLDPIFAALAPGRGDLPVTPGREGRDPRAEQGYIHAGPSGAGHFVKMIHNGIEYGLMQAYAEGFDILRNAASPILPPEHRFNFDVADVAEVWRRGSVITSWLLDLTATALAEDEHLSTYSGYVEDSGEGRWTIQAAIDEAVPAEVLTAALYARFRSRQEHTFAEKMLSAMRKGFGGHVEARKPEGEGA, encoded by the coding sequence ATGCAAGTGGGAATGGTCGGGCTCGGCCGGATGGGCGGAAACATTGTTCGCCGCCTCATGCAATCAGGGCACACGGCTGTTGTGTATGACCACCATCCAGACGCAGTCACAGGTCTGGCAGGCGAGGGCGCGACGGGATCCGAGAGCCTCGAGGATCTTGTCGCCCGGCTTGATGCCCCGCGGGTTGTCTGGGTCATGCTGCCCGCTGGTGACATCACTGAGGCCACCATCCAGCAGCTTGCTGGCCTTCTCGAGGACGGAGACACCATCATCGATGGCGGCAACACCTTCTGGCAGGACGATGTCCGGCGAGCAGGCGAGCTCCGCAGTCGCGGCCTGCACTACATCGATGTGGGCACCAGCGGTGGGGTATGGGGACTGGAGCGCGGGTACTGCCTGATGATCGGCGGCGAGACAGTCATCGTCGAACGCCTGGATCCGATCTTTGCTGCCCTGGCGCCCGGACGCGGCGACCTTCCGGTCACCCCGGGGCGCGAGGGCAGGGATCCGCGGGCCGAGCAGGGCTACATCCATGCCGGGCCGAGCGGCGCCGGCCACTTCGTCAAGATGATCCACAACGGCATCGAGTACGGCCTGATGCAAGCTTACGCCGAGGGCTTCGACATCCTGCGCAATGCCGCAAGCCCAATCCTGCCGCCCGAGCATCGCTTTAACTTCGACGTGGCCGATGTCGCCGAGGTCTGGCGCCGGGGCAGCGTGATCACCTCCTGGCTGCTTGATCTCACGGCCACCGCCCTGGCCGAGGATGAGCACCTCAGCACCTACTCAGGCTATGTCGAGGATTCCGGCGAGGGGCGCTGGACCATCCAGGCCGCGATCGATGAGGCGGTCCCGGCCGAGGTCCTCACCGCTGCCCTTTACGCCCGCTTCCGCTCGCGCCAGGAGCATACCTTTGCCGAGAAGATGCTCTCGGCCATGCGCAAGGGCTTCGGCGGCCATGTCGAGGCCAGGAAGCCGGAAGGAGAAGGGGCATGA
- a CDS encoding SDR family NAD(P)-dependent oxidoreductase, whose protein sequence is MSSFEGKVVIVTGGGAGIGLAAAKLFASRGARVLITGRRANVLQEITSTNPNILGFAADASDPDAASKTVAAAIDTWGRLDVLVNNAGGGAIQPLGGVDIKTISEVYSVNVVGPILLTAVAVPHLVKTKGAVVNMSSTFGSKVASGLSLYGSSKAAIEYLTRAWAIELAPFGIRVNAIAPGPVETDFLRERMRLTDEEIKAVKDQETRRIPLGRRGDPSDVAPWMLALADPATTWVTGQIIAVDGGLVNA, encoded by the coding sequence ATGAGTTCGTTCGAAGGCAAAGTCGTCATCGTTACAGGCGGGGGTGCCGGCATCGGGTTAGCTGCTGCGAAACTCTTTGCATCAAGGGGAGCGCGCGTCCTTATCACAGGACGCCGTGCGAACGTCTTGCAAGAGATTACATCGACGAATCCCAATATTCTGGGCTTTGCCGCGGACGCTTCGGACCCAGACGCAGCATCGAAGACTGTCGCAGCAGCGATTGACACCTGGGGACGGTTAGACGTCCTCGTCAATAACGCAGGTGGAGGTGCTATTCAGCCTCTTGGAGGAGTCGACATCAAAACGATATCAGAGGTTTATTCCGTCAATGTCGTTGGTCCTATCCTTCTCACGGCTGTCGCCGTTCCTCACCTCGTGAAGACGAAGGGAGCAGTCGTCAACATGTCGAGCACGTTCGGAAGTAAGGTAGCTTCTGGGCTGTCCCTTTACGGGTCTAGCAAGGCAGCCATTGAGTACCTCACACGCGCCTGGGCGATTGAACTTGCGCCATTTGGTATCCGCGTCAACGCAATCGCGCCTGGCCCTGTGGAAACCGACTTTCTGCGGGAAAGAATGCGGCTTACAGACGAGGAGATTAAAGCTGTGAAGGATCAGGAGACCCGGAGAATCCCTCTTGGACGCCGCGGAGATCCGAGCGATGTCGCGCCGTGGATGTTGGCTCTTGCCGACCCTGCCACAACGTGGGTCACAGGACAGATCATCGCCGTTGACGGCGGACTGGTCAACGCGTGA
- a CDS encoding LysR family transcriptional regulator: MADIERLQGLSAFVRAVEAGSFTGGAKLLGTTPSAISKSIARLEQRVGARLFHRSTRSFSLTAEGQDYFDRISPLMRALEEASDSLRSGQEPVGRLRLSMPADLGRFLMQAITTQFLPHHPHVKLDVSLTDRHVDLIREGFDLTIRVGRVADTGLMSRSLGELPLVLVASPAYLSARGEPRSTDDLRHHAHVRYMLAGRPFPITFADGTSLTPEGALDADSGDALRIAAVNGLGIAQILRTNVHEELSAGLLSVVLPEIPMPSVPVQALHAFGRIMPSRARVFLDFVAARIHEWRRLLDSIHA, encoded by the coding sequence ATGGCAGATATCGAAAGGTTGCAGGGCTTAAGCGCTTTCGTCCGTGCGGTGGAAGCAGGGTCGTTTACAGGGGGAGCGAAGCTCCTTGGCACGACGCCTTCGGCCATATCAAAAAGCATAGCACGGCTTGAGCAGCGCGTCGGCGCCCGACTATTTCATCGATCCACCCGGTCCTTTAGCCTAACTGCCGAAGGTCAAGACTACTTTGACCGCATCTCCCCTTTGATGCGCGCTTTGGAAGAGGCAAGTGATAGTCTCCGCTCGGGGCAGGAGCCAGTGGGCCGCCTTCGGTTAAGCATGCCGGCTGACCTTGGGCGATTTCTCATGCAGGCTATCACCACGCAATTTCTGCCCCATCACCCACATGTGAAACTCGACGTAAGCTTGACCGACCGACATGTCGATTTGATCCGTGAAGGATTCGATTTGACCATCCGGGTCGGCCGTGTGGCTGACACAGGTCTGATGTCTCGCTCATTGGGAGAGCTGCCGCTCGTTCTGGTTGCATCTCCTGCTTACCTTTCTGCCCGAGGTGAGCCGCGGAGTACCGATGACCTACGCCATCATGCTCATGTCCGCTATATGCTGGCAGGACGGCCGTTCCCCATCACGTTTGCGGACGGAACAAGTTTGACACCCGAAGGTGCCCTCGATGCCGACAGTGGCGATGCGCTCCGGATTGCTGCGGTGAACGGTTTAGGTATTGCACAGATACTGCGTACCAATGTCCATGAGGAGCTAAGTGCCGGATTGTTGAGCGTCGTACTGCCAGAAATCCCGATGCCGTCGGTCCCAGTGCAGGCTCTTCACGCTTTTGGACGCATCATGCCATCTCGTGCGCGTGTGTTCCTCGACTTCGTAGCGGCCAGAATACACGAGTGGCGTAGGCTTCTCGATTCGATCCATGCTTGA
- a CDS encoding NAD(P)(+) transhydrogenase (Re/Si-specific) subunit beta: protein MSFGLVSAAYVAAAILFILALGGLSGHESAKRAVWFGIAGMALAVGATVFGPGIGNYAVIAAMLVIGSGLGWYVAKKVEMTEMPQLVAALHSFVGLAAVFIGFNADLELTRVLALDGASRQALTGFAGVLAHKSGVEIAILKVEVFLGVFIGAVTFTGSVIAFCKLAGKVDGKARKLPGGHGLNAGAALLSLLLLVLYVNGAGIWALAGMTLLAFFIGYHLILGIGGADMPVVVSMLNSYSGWAAAAIGFTLGNDLLIVTGALVGSSGAILSYIMCKAMNRSFLSVILGGFGATTGPVMAIAGEQIAIDADGVATALEEADSIVIVPGYGMAVAQAQQSVSELTRRLRAKGKQVRFAIHPVAGRLPGHMNVLLAEAKVPYDIVLEMDEINEDFPETDVVIVIGSNDIVNPAAQEDPNSPIAGMPVLEVWKAKQVFVSKRGQGTGYSGIENPLFYKGNTRMFYGDAKASIDQLVQAI from the coding sequence ATGAGCTTTGGACTAGTCTCTGCCGCCTATGTGGCGGCTGCCATCCTGTTCATCCTGGCGCTCGGCGGCCTGTCGGGCCATGAGAGCGCCAAGCGGGCCGTCTGGTTCGGCATTGCCGGCATGGCGCTCGCCGTCGGGGCCACGGTGTTCGGGCCCGGCATCGGCAATTACGCCGTCATTGCCGCCATGCTGGTGATCGGCTCTGGCCTGGGCTGGTACGTAGCGAAAAAGGTCGAGATGACCGAGATGCCGCAGCTGGTGGCGGCCCTGCACTCCTTTGTGGGCTTGGCTGCCGTGTTCATCGGCTTCAACGCCGATCTCGAGCTCACCCGCGTGCTGGCGCTGGACGGAGCCTCACGGCAGGCGCTGACCGGCTTTGCCGGGGTGCTGGCGCACAAGAGCGGCGTGGAGATCGCGATCCTGAAGGTGGAGGTGTTCCTCGGCGTATTCATCGGCGCGGTGACGTTTACCGGCTCGGTGATCGCGTTTTGCAAGCTCGCCGGCAAGGTCGATGGCAAGGCCAGGAAGCTGCCCGGCGGGCATGGGCTCAATGCCGGGGCGGCGCTGCTCTCGCTGCTTCTCCTGGTGCTGTACGTCAATGGTGCTGGTATCTGGGCCCTGGCGGGCATGACGCTGCTGGCGTTCTTCATCGGCTATCACCTGATCTTAGGGATCGGCGGGGCCGACATGCCGGTGGTGGTCTCGATGCTCAACTCCTACTCGGGCTGGGCGGCAGCCGCGATCGGCTTCACGCTCGGCAATGACCTGCTGATCGTCACCGGCGCCCTGGTCGGCTCCTCGGGCGCGATCCTGAGCTATATCATGTGCAAGGCGATGAACCGGAGCTTCCTCTCCGTGATTCTAGGCGGGTTTGGCGCCACCACCGGTCCGGTGATGGCGATCGCCGGAGAGCAGATCGCCATCGATGCCGATGGGGTGGCGACGGCCCTGGAGGAGGCGGACAGCATCGTGATCGTGCCGGGCTATGGCATGGCCGTGGCGCAGGCCCAGCAATCGGTGTCGGAGTTGACCCGGCGCTTGAGAGCCAAGGGCAAGCAGGTGCGCTTTGCCATCCATCCGGTGGCCGGGCGCCTGCCGGGGCACATGAACGTGCTCCTGGCCGAGGCCAAGGTGCCGTACGACATCGTGCTGGAGATGGACGAGATCAACGAGGACTTCCCGGAGACCGACGTGGTGATCGTCATCGGCTCGAACGACATCGTCAACCCGGCCGCCCAGGAGGATCCGAACAGCCCGATTGCCGGCATGCCGGTGCTGGAGGTCTGGAAGGCCAAGCAGGTGTTCGTGTCGAAGCGCGGGCAGGGGACCGGCTACTCCGGGATTGAGAACCCGCTGTTCTACAAGGGCAACACCCGCATGTTCTACGGCGATGCTAAAGCCAGCATCGACCAGCTCGTGCAGGCGATATAG
- a CDS encoding Re/Si-specific NAD(P)(+) transhydrogenase subunit alpha has product MKIGALREISPGENRVAMTPDSATQLNRLGYTCVIQAGAGMAAGFSDAAYAAVGVEVFPSAEAVFAAADVVVKVRGPESTEAEMLRQGQTLISFFWPAQNSDLLEQVRERGATVIAMDMVPRISRAQKMDALSSMANIAGYRAVIEAGNHFGRFFTGQVTAAGKVPPAKVLVIGAGVAGLAAIGTATSLGAITYAFDVRPEVAEQIESMGAQFVFLEFEQTQDGAATGGYAAPSSPEFRDKQLAKFRELAPEIDIVITTALIPGRPAPKLWTADMVQAMKPGSVIVDLAAERGGNCDLTVPDEKVVTENGVTIIGYTDFPSRMAAQASTLYANNIRHFLTDLTPNKDGVIVHNMDDDVIRGATVTHQGAITYPPPPPKVPAIAAAKPKEKVRELTPEEKRTQEAEAFRSQTKTQVGLLVAGGLLIALVGAYAPASFMAHFIVFALACFVGFQVIWSVSHSLHTPLMAVTNAISGIVVLGALLQVGSSHWLVVTLASLSFLIATINIVGGFLVTRRMLAMFQKS; this is encoded by the coding sequence GTGAAAATTGGAGCATTGAGAGAAATCTCGCCAGGCGAGAACAGGGTTGCGATGACACCCGACTCGGCCACTCAATTGAACAGACTGGGATACACTTGCGTTATTCAGGCTGGTGCCGGCATGGCAGCGGGATTTTCCGACGCTGCCTATGCTGCAGTCGGTGTTGAAGTGTTTCCTTCCGCCGAAGCTGTGTTCGCAGCCGCCGATGTGGTCGTCAAGGTACGCGGGCCCGAGAGCACCGAGGCAGAAATGCTCCGCCAGGGTCAGACGCTGATCTCTTTCTTCTGGCCGGCCCAGAACTCCGATCTTCTGGAGCAGGTGAGGGAACGGGGCGCCACCGTCATTGCCATGGACATGGTCCCGCGCATCTCGCGCGCCCAGAAGATGGACGCGCTCTCGTCCATGGCCAACATCGCCGGCTACCGCGCCGTGATCGAGGCCGGCAACCACTTCGGCCGCTTCTTCACCGGCCAGGTCACCGCCGCCGGCAAGGTGCCACCCGCCAAGGTGCTGGTGATCGGCGCCGGCGTGGCCGGTCTGGCGGCCATCGGCACCGCCACCAGCCTGGGTGCCATCACCTATGCCTTCGACGTCCGGCCTGAGGTCGCCGAGCAGATCGAGTCCATGGGCGCCCAGTTCGTCTTCCTCGAGTTCGAGCAGACGCAGGACGGGGCCGCCACCGGCGGCTATGCCGCGCCATCCAGCCCGGAGTTCCGGGACAAGCAGCTCGCCAAATTCCGCGAGCTCGCGCCCGAGATCGACATCGTCATCACCACCGCCCTGATCCCCGGCCGGCCGGCGCCCAAGCTGTGGACGGCCGACATGGTCCAGGCGATGAAGCCGGGCTCGGTGATTGTCGATCTCGCGGCCGAACGGGGCGGCAACTGCGACCTGACCGTGCCGGACGAGAAGGTCGTGACGGAGAACGGCGTCACCATCATCGGCTATACCGACTTCCCCAGCCGCATGGCCGCTCAGGCCTCGACGCTCTACGCCAACAACATCCGTCACTTCCTCACCGACCTGACGCCCAACAAGGACGGGGTGATCGTCCACAACATGGACGATGACGTGATCCGCGGCGCCACGGTCACGCACCAGGGCGCGATCACCTATCCGCCTCCGCCGCCCAAGGTGCCGGCGATCGCCGCTGCCAAGCCCAAGGAGAAGGTGAGGGAGCTCACCCCGGAGGAGAAGCGGACCCAGGAGGCCGAAGCCTTCCGGAGCCAGACCAAGACCCAGGTCGGGCTGCTCGTGGCCGGTGGCCTGCTGATTGCGCTGGTCGGCGCCTATGCGCCGGCGAGCTTCATGGCCCACTTCATCGTCTTTGCCCTGGCGTGCTTTGTCGGCTTCCAGGTGATCTGGAGCGTCAGCCATTCCCTGCACACGCCCCTGATGGCGGTGACCAACGCCATCTCGGGCATCGTGGTGCTCGGTGCCCTGCTGCAGGTCGGCTCCAGCCACTGGCTGGTGGTCACCCTGGCCTCGCTCTCGTTCCTGATCGCCACCATCAACATCGTCGGCGGCTTCCTGGTCACCCGCCGGATGCTGGCCATGTTCCAAAAGTCGTGA
- a CDS encoding SDR family NAD(P)-dependent oxidoreductase — protein MKELMNKVAVVTGGNSGIGLAAAKAFVAEGAKVVIVGRRDDAVAATVETLGSDAMGLTGDVAELTTHDRLVSLINNRFGGIDIYFANAGTNIITPTEAVSVEEFDTQFATNTRGVFFGVQRVLPLIREGGSIILTSSIASEKVLEGHAVYAGTKAAIEAFARSWALELKDRRIRVNVLSPGPVDTPILAKLGVAPESRPEFEAQTAQAIPLGRLGRPDELASAALFLASDDSSFVTGVNIRVDGGMTLA, from the coding sequence ATGAAAGAGCTCATGAACAAGGTCGCGGTGGTCACTGGCGGAAACAGCGGCATTGGGCTCGCCGCAGCCAAGGCATTCGTTGCGGAAGGGGCCAAAGTTGTCATCGTCGGACGGCGTGATGATGCCGTTGCAGCGACCGTCGAGACACTCGGTTCCGACGCAATGGGGCTCACTGGTGACGTAGCTGAGCTAACTACCCATGATCGGCTGGTGTCGCTCATTAACAACCGGTTTGGTGGCATCGATATCTATTTCGCGAACGCTGGCACAAACATCATCACGCCAACGGAGGCAGTGAGTGTCGAGGAGTTCGACACTCAATTCGCGACGAACACGCGCGGAGTCTTCTTCGGCGTTCAGCGTGTTCTGCCGCTTATCCGTGAAGGAGGTTCCATCATCCTCACCAGCTCGATTGCCAGTGAAAAGGTCCTTGAAGGTCATGCGGTTTACGCTGGCACCAAGGCCGCAATCGAAGCGTTTGCACGAAGCTGGGCGCTGGAGCTGAAGGATCGCCGTATTCGCGTGAACGTGCTTAGCCCTGGGCCGGTCGATACACCAATTCTTGCTAAACTGGGCGTTGCTCCCGAGTCGCGTCCAGAATTCGAGGCCCAGACGGCGCAGGCAATTCCACTCGGGCGCCTTGGTCGTCCGGACGAGCTCGCTAGTGCTGCTCTGTTTCTGGCCTCAGACGACAGCAGTTTCGTGACCGGGGTCAACATCCGCGTCGATGGTGGCATGACGTTAGCCTAA
- a CDS encoding alpha/beta fold hydrolase — MSEQIDQERRHFLSTAVVTLAAAELPVIGSAKAQPSRGRPFEPPAFGPGTNRSFGSLKQIDAGVLNVSYAEAGPPDGPAILLLHGWPYDIHTYVEVAPLLASAGYRVIVPYLRGYGPTRFLSSETFRNGQPLALAVDVTALMDALKIDKATLGGCDWGARTANIVAALWPERCRAMVSVSGYLIGSQEAGRMPLPPKAELEWWYQFYFATERGRIGYDKNRHDFARLIWRLASPKWEFDDATFERTVASFDNPDHVDVVIHNYRWRLGLADGDPELQDLEKRLAAFPPISVPTITLEGDANGAPHPDPAVYARKFSGWYEHRLITEGIGHNLPQEAPQAFARAMLDVDRI; from the coding sequence ATGTCCGAACAAATCGATCAGGAACGCCGCCACTTCTTGAGCACAGCGGTCGTGACGCTTGCGGCAGCCGAACTCCCGGTGATAGGCTCGGCAAAGGCGCAACCCAGCCGAGGCAGACCGTTTGAGCCGCCTGCGTTCGGGCCAGGGACAAACAGGTCATTCGGTTCGCTGAAGCAGATCGATGCCGGCGTCCTCAACGTCAGCTACGCGGAAGCCGGACCTCCGGATGGTCCTGCGATCCTTCTCCTGCACGGCTGGCCGTACGACATTCACACCTATGTCGAAGTGGCCCCACTGCTGGCCTCGGCGGGCTATCGGGTGATCGTACCGTATTTGCGCGGCTATGGACCGACCCGTTTTCTGTCCAGTGAAACGTTCCGAAATGGCCAGCCGTTGGCACTCGCCGTCGATGTGACCGCGCTGATGGATGCCTTGAAGATCGACAAGGCTACACTCGGCGGATGCGACTGGGGCGCGCGGACGGCCAACATCGTTGCGGCACTCTGGCCGGAGCGTTGCAGGGCCATGGTGTCCGTGAGCGGTTATCTGATTGGCAGCCAGGAAGCCGGCAGGATGCCGTTGCCTCCCAAGGCCGAACTCGAATGGTGGTACCAGTTCTACTTCGCGACGGAGCGCGGTCGGATCGGGTATGACAAGAACCGGCACGATTTCGCCAGGCTCATTTGGCGGCTCGCCTCGCCGAAATGGGAATTCGACGATGCCACATTCGAGCGCACGGTAGCATCCTTCGACAACCCGGATCACGTGGATGTCGTCATTCACAATTATCGCTGGCGGCTCGGCCTGGCGGACGGCGATCCAGAGCTTCAGGACCTGGAGAAGCGTCTCGCCGCATTCCCGCCGATCAGCGTTCCGACGATCACCCTGGAAGGAGATGCCAATGGCGCACCCCACCCGGACCCGGCAGTCTATGCCCGGAAGTTCTCCGGCTGGTATGAGCATCGGCTGATCACCGAGGGCATAGGCCACAACCTGCCGCAGGAGGCCCCTCAGGCCTTTGCCAGGGCGATGCTCGACGTCGATCGCATTTGA
- a CDS encoding alpha/beta fold hydrolase, translating into MQRVTRFLLLATFFGASGSVLAQPAGSQVRPTIVLVHGAFAESSSWNAVIAKLSKDGYTAVAAANPLRSVAGDAAAVSAMLHSIPGPVVLVGHSYGGPVITAAANGNANVRALVYVAGFVPDAGESSLTLSGKFPGSTLASAIAAVTLPDGSQDLYIKPDMFHAQFAADLPEDQAKLMAATQRPVAQAALAEASGVASWKSLPSYVIYGSKDRNIPPAVMRFMAERARSVRTMVIEGASHSLMVSHPNEVVSLIEDAVKAPER; encoded by the coding sequence GTGCAGAGGGTCACAAGATTTCTGTTGCTTGCTACGTTTTTTGGTGCGTCGGGTAGCGTGCTTGCGCAGCCTGCAGGATCTCAGGTCCGTCCGACCATTGTGCTGGTGCATGGCGCCTTCGCGGAGTCATCGAGCTGGAACGCAGTCATCGCCAAATTGAGCAAGGATGGCTATACAGCTGTCGCTGCGGCCAACCCGCTTCGCAGCGTCGCTGGTGATGCGGCGGCGGTCTCGGCCATGCTCCATTCGATCCCGGGGCCGGTCGTACTCGTCGGCCATTCGTACGGTGGACCGGTCATCACTGCGGCTGCCAATGGCAACGCCAATGTGAGGGCCCTCGTCTACGTGGCAGGCTTTGTTCCCGACGCGGGAGAATCCAGCCTCACGCTCTCCGGCAAGTTTCCCGGCAGCACCTTAGCAAGTGCGATTGCTGCCGTCACATTGCCGGACGGCAGCCAAGACCTCTACATCAAACCCGATATGTTCCACGCCCAGTTCGCGGCGGATCTTCCGGAAGACCAGGCCAAGTTGATGGCAGCGACCCAGCGTCCTGTGGCGCAGGCAGCTCTCGCTGAGGCTTCGGGAGTGGCGTCATGGAAGAGCCTTCCGTCATACGTGATCTACGGCTCGAAAGACCGCAACATTCCGCCGGCTGTCATGCGCTTCATGGCGGAGCGCGCGCGCTCGGTGAGGACCATGGTTATCGAAGGTGCGTCTCATTCCTTGATGGTCTCGCATCCCAATGAGGTTGTTTCGCTGATCGAGGACGCTGTGAAGGCTCCGGAACGCTGA